The nucleotide window TGGCTTTTCGTCAAAAAAGTTGTCCTAATGTTCAATTTTGTCAAGAGTGTGAAGCGCGATCGTTGAATGGGCAAAGGCACCTCCGGCCCGCATTTCCGCTGCCACCCAGATTGCCTCCATTATTTCTTGGTCGGTCGCGCCTTTTCGCTGGGCTAGCTTTGTGTGGCCCGCTATGCAATAGGGGCACTGTGTTACGTGGGCCACTGCCACTGCGATAAGTTGTTTTGTTTTTTCCGGAAGAGCGCCTTGGCTGAAAACGGCACGGCTAAAGGTTT belongs to bacterium and includes:
- a CDS encoding carboxymuconolactone decarboxylase family protein encodes the protein MHQGETVTTLTDDNSVYPPATAEIGKRRKELAPEIHEAFETFSRAVFSQGALPEKTKQLIAVAVAHVTQCPYCIAGHTKLAQRKGATDQEIMEAIWVAAEMRAGGAFAHSTIALHTLDKIEH